A window from Bos indicus isolate NIAB-ARS_2022 breed Sahiwal x Tharparkar chromosome 1, NIAB-ARS_B.indTharparkar_mat_pri_1.0, whole genome shotgun sequence encodes these proteins:
- the FETUB gene encoding fetuin-B encodes MNVLLLLVLCTLAMGCGATSPPQPAARPSSLLSLDCNSSYVLDIANDILQDINRDRKDGYVLSLNRVSDAREHRQEAGLGSLFYFTLDVLETGCHVLSRTSWKNCEVRIFHESVYGQCKAIFYINKEKRIFYLPAYNCTLRPVSQSAIIMTCPDCPSTSPYDLSNPRFMETATESLAKYNSESPSKQYSLVKITKTSSQWVFGPAYFVEYLIKESPCVKSEGSSCALESPGSVPVGICHGSLGEPQGNQGKIISVTCSFFNSQAPTPRGENATVNQRPANPSKTEELQQQNTAPTNSPTKAVPKGSVQYLPDWDKKREGSQEKDPVETFPVQLDLTTNPQGEPLDVSFLFQEPMEEKVVVLPFPSKEQRSAECPGPAQKGYPFILPS; translated from the exons ATGAATGTGCTCCTACTCCTGGTGCTCTGCACCCTGGCCATGGGCTGCGGGGCTACATCTCCACCCCAGCCAGCCGCCAGGCCCTCGTCTCTCCTCTCCCTTGACTGCAACAGCTCCTATGTGCTGGATATCGCAAATGACATCCTGCAGGACATCAACAGGGACCGCAAGGACGGTTACGTGCTGAGCCTCAACCGAGTGAGCGATGCCCGTGAACACAGACAGGAG GCTGGTCTGGGATCTCTGTTCTATTTCACACTGGATGTGTTAGAGACTGGCTGCCATGTGCTCAGCAGGACATCATGGAAGAACTGTGAAGTGAGGATCTTTCATGAATCG GTTTATGGCCAATGCAAAGCAATATTTTAcattaataaggaaaaaagaattttctatTTACCTGCTTATAATTGTACTCTTCGCCCAG TTTCTCAAAGCGCGATTATCATGACATGCCCTGACTGCCCCAGCACCAGCCCCTATGATTTGTCAAACCCCAGGTTCATGGAAACTGCTACTGAGTCTCTTGCAAAATACAACAGTGAGAGCCCCTCAAAGCAGTATTCTCTCGTCAAAATCACCAAGACTTCTAGTCAG TGGGTGTTTGGCCCTGCCTACTTTGTGGAATATTTGATCAAAGAATCACCATGTGTCAAGTCGGAGGGTAGCAGCTGTGCACTGGAGTCCCCTGGCTCTGTG ccTGTTGGTATTTGCCATGGTTCTCTGGGTGAACCACAAGGAAACCAGGGCAAGATTATCTCCGTAACTTGCTCCTTCTTTAATTCACAG GCTCCCACGCCTAGAGGTGAAAACGCTACTGTAAACCAGAGACCTGCAAACCCCTCCAAGACAGAAGAGCTCCAACAGCAAAACACAGCTCCCACCAACTCACCCACCAAAGCTGTGCCCAAAGGGTCTGTCCAGTACCTTCCTGACTGGGATAAGAAGCGTGAAGGTTCCCAGGAAAAGGACCCTGTTGAGACCTTCCCTGTGCAGCTCGATCTAACAACCAATCCCCAAGGAGAACCCCTGGatgtctccttcctcttccagGAGCCCATGGAGGAGAAGGTGGTTGTCCTGCCCTTCCCCTCAAAAGAACAGCGCTCTGCTGAGTGTCCAGGACCAGCTCAGAAGGGCTACCCTTTTATTCTTCCATCATGA
- the LOC139183246 gene encoding factor in the germline alpha-like yields the protein MSAGARGPAPEGPRRPRGRPSCPPPPRAAMDAAPELLRVPPAELLDDVLREQFGPLPQQATICRLKRLPSSTQDVQLVLERRRVANAKERERIKNLNHGLAKLKALVPFLPQNRKPSKVDILRGATEYIQVLSDILEEAKDSEKRDPDHQSYSSNTSELHTSSARELSRIIQRAGCAMGLKNEKEGSWADGGSGSLKYEK from the coding sequence ATGTCGGCAGGAGCCCGGGGCCCCGCCCCCGAGGGGCCCAGGCGCCCCCGGGGAAGGCCCAGCTGCCCGCCGCCCCCGCGCGCAGCCATGGACGCCGCGCCCGAGCTCCTGAGGGTACCGCCTGCCGAGCTCCTGGACGACGTGCTGCGGGAGCAGTTCGGGCCGCTGCCCCAGCAGGCCACCATCTGCCGGCTCAAGCGGCTGCCTTCGTCCACCCAGGACGTGCAGTTGGTGCTGGAGCGGCGGCGCGTGGCCAACGCCAAAGAGCGCGAGCGGATAAAAAATCTCAACCATGGTTTGGCCAAACTGAAGGCACTGGTGCCATTTCTTCCCCAAAACAGGAAGCCTAGCAAAGTTGATATCCTCAGAGGTGCAACTGAATACATACAAGTTCTCAGTGATATTTTGGAAGAAGCCAAAGACTCCGAGAAACGAGACCCCGATCATCAGAGCTATAGCAGCAATACTTCTGAGCTACATACATCCTCAGCTAGAGAGCTATCGAGAATTATACAACGTGCCGGCTGTGCTATGGGCTTGAAGAATGAGAAGGAAGGGTCCTGGGCAGATGGTGGCAGTGGTTCCCTcaagtatgaaaagtga